A region of Pseudarthrobacter sp. NIBRBAC000502770 DNA encodes the following proteins:
- a CDS encoding class I SAM-dependent methyltransferase has product MSQQTDAVEADRELKKKHRAMWASGDYPALADEMLLELGAVLVEACGIRSRQRVLDVAAGTGNAAIPAAMMGAKVVASDLTPELFEAGRREAANRGVSLEWQEGDAEALPFGDAEFDAVMSCIGVMFAPHHQAAADELLRVCKPGGSIGLLCWTPEGFIGQMFAVLKPFAPPPPPGALPATLWGSEEHVRELLGGRITDVRIRKQNLAVRSFHQPGDFVRYFKSHYGPIISVYKSLAEDQEKAKALDKALTDLADSFGDAHGDSPFQMEWEYLLFTARKAAA; this is encoded by the coding sequence ATGAGCCAGCAGACCGATGCAGTGGAGGCGGACCGGGAGCTAAAGAAAAAGCACCGGGCCATGTGGGCGTCGGGGGACTACCCCGCCCTGGCGGACGAGATGCTCCTGGAACTGGGAGCCGTCCTGGTGGAGGCCTGCGGCATCAGATCGCGCCAACGTGTCCTTGACGTAGCGGCAGGAACCGGCAACGCGGCCATTCCGGCGGCCATGATGGGCGCCAAAGTGGTGGCCAGCGACCTCACCCCGGAGCTTTTCGAGGCGGGACGGCGGGAAGCGGCCAACCGGGGCGTCAGCCTGGAGTGGCAGGAAGGGGATGCCGAGGCCCTGCCGTTCGGCGATGCGGAATTCGACGCTGTGATGTCCTGCATCGGCGTCATGTTCGCGCCGCACCACCAGGCGGCGGCCGACGAGCTGCTCCGGGTGTGCAAGCCGGGAGGGTCCATAGGGCTGCTGTGTTGGACGCCGGAAGGATTCATCGGGCAGATGTTCGCCGTCCTGAAGCCGTTCGCTCCGCCGCCCCCGCCGGGCGCGCTTCCGGCCACGCTGTGGGGGAGCGAAGAGCACGTCCGGGAACTGCTGGGCGGGAGGATTACGGACGTCCGCATCCGTAAGCAGAACCTGGCCGTCAGGAGCTTCCACCAGCCCGGGGACTTCGTCAGGTACTTCAAGTCGCACTACGGACCCATCATCTCCGTGTACAAGTCGCTCGCCGAGGACCAGGAAAAGGCCAAGGCCCTGGACAAGGCCCTGACCGACCTTGCCGATTCCTTCGGTGATGCTCACGGCGATTCCCCGTTCCAGATGGAGTGGGAGTACCTGCTCTTCACGGCAAGAAAGGCTGCAGCATGA
- a CDS encoding ATP-dependent DNA ligase produces the protein MAGSRERVRVAGRELTLTNLDKIIYPETGTTKADVLAYYAAVAHVLIPAAANRPATRKRWVNGVGTADKPGEVFFQKDLEDSAPGWLPRAAITHKDRTIHYPLVNDAATLTWFGQINSLEIHVPQWRVDSHGNQLNPDRLVLDLDPGEGAGLPECREVALLARAILEDVGLDPVPVTSGSKGIHLYAALDGTQTSEQISAFARELARALEADHPDLAVSDMKKTLRKGKVLVDWSQNNAAKTTVVPYSLRGRPTPMVAAPRTWREIQSPKLKHLDYQEVLRRVSDGKDPFAAVVNAAAGAAGQEDTHDGDPRLGRYRSMRDPRETPEPFAGIPSGGNSFVIQEHHASRLHWDLRLEHEGVLASWALPKGIPEAGDKNHLAVQTEDHPMDYLTFHGTIPKGQYGAGEMTIWDTGTYQLHKWINGKEVIVTLDGSEGGGLGGRKKVALIHTGRGQGTDDGGQWLIHLMDQEKQGGRRRHAAPAAQEPSRDTSGKEPAVAPAPAISASADPLDYAPMMATAGTAADLQGSAWQYELKWDGVRALLVADTEKIRIFSRNGNDVTRTYPEFTDRACWPEQPFVADGEIIAVGPGGRPDFGLLQGRMKLTRAADVAKARTAIPVQLMLFDLLFHNGEDLRRLPLSTRRQRLEDFFAPSGCPVDLSMVLEESVDLLLDSARELGLEGVMAKRTDSRYVSGQRTRTWIKLKTEQTQEVVVGGWRPGKGGRQDTVGSLLVGIPDGGKLQYVGRVGSGFSSRELTELRQTVERLGRKTSPFHDVPRPDSADAHWVSPELVGEVTYSEWTGPGRLRHPRWRGWRVDKDPSDVVRES, from the coding sequence GTGGCCGGCAGTAGGGAACGTGTCCGGGTGGCGGGACGCGAATTAACGCTCACCAACCTGGACAAAATCATCTATCCGGAGACCGGCACCACCAAGGCCGACGTGCTGGCCTACTATGCCGCGGTGGCCCACGTCCTGATCCCGGCCGCGGCCAACCGTCCGGCCACCCGCAAGCGGTGGGTCAACGGAGTGGGCACCGCGGACAAACCCGGCGAGGTGTTCTTCCAGAAGGACCTGGAGGATTCGGCGCCCGGCTGGTTGCCGCGGGCGGCGATTACCCACAAGGACCGGACCATCCATTACCCGCTGGTCAATGACGCCGCAACGCTGACGTGGTTCGGCCAGATCAATTCGCTCGAAATCCATGTGCCCCAGTGGCGGGTGGATTCGCACGGCAACCAGCTCAACCCGGACCGGCTGGTGCTGGACCTGGACCCGGGAGAGGGCGCCGGACTGCCGGAATGCCGGGAGGTGGCCCTGCTGGCGCGGGCCATCCTGGAGGATGTGGGGCTGGACCCGGTGCCGGTCACCAGCGGCAGCAAGGGCATCCACCTCTACGCGGCGCTGGACGGGACCCAGACCTCGGAACAGATCTCCGCCTTTGCCCGGGAACTGGCACGCGCCCTTGAAGCGGACCACCCGGACCTTGCCGTCAGCGACATGAAGAAAACCCTGCGAAAAGGCAAGGTGCTGGTGGACTGGAGCCAGAACAATGCCGCGAAAACCACCGTGGTCCCCTACTCGCTGCGCGGCAGGCCTACGCCCATGGTGGCAGCCCCGCGGACGTGGCGGGAAATCCAGTCGCCGAAGCTCAAGCACCTGGACTACCAGGAGGTGCTGCGCCGGGTGAGCGACGGCAAGGACCCGTTCGCCGCCGTCGTCAACGCTGCGGCAGGTGCCGCCGGCCAGGAGGACACGCACGACGGCGACCCGCGCCTGGGCAGGTACCGCTCCATGCGGGACCCGCGGGAAACACCCGAACCATTTGCGGGGATCCCCTCCGGCGGCAACAGCTTTGTCATCCAGGAGCACCACGCCAGCCGGCTGCACTGGGACCTGCGGCTGGAACACGAAGGCGTCCTGGCGTCATGGGCGCTGCCCAAAGGCATTCCCGAGGCCGGGGACAAAAACCACCTGGCGGTCCAGACCGAGGACCATCCCATGGACTACCTCACCTTCCACGGGACCATTCCCAAGGGGCAGTACGGGGCAGGTGAGATGACTATCTGGGACACCGGCACATACCAGCTGCACAAGTGGATCAACGGCAAGGAAGTCATCGTCACGCTGGACGGATCCGAAGGCGGCGGCCTGGGCGGCAGGAAGAAAGTGGCGCTCATCCACACCGGACGCGGCCAGGGCACGGACGACGGCGGCCAGTGGCTCATCCACCTGATGGACCAGGAAAAGCAGGGTGGACGACGGCGGCATGCGGCTCCGGCGGCACAGGAACCGTCCCGGGACACCAGCGGAAAAGAGCCTGCCGTTGCCCCGGCACCAGCCATCAGCGCGTCCGCGGACCCCCTGGATTACGCACCTATGATGGCTACCGCCGGGACGGCGGCAGACCTTCAGGGAAGTGCGTGGCAGTACGAGCTCAAGTGGGACGGTGTCCGGGCCCTTCTGGTAGCGGACACCGAAAAGATCCGGATCTTCTCCCGCAACGGCAATGATGTCACCAGGACCTACCCCGAGTTCACGGACCGGGCCTGCTGGCCGGAGCAGCCGTTCGTGGCTGATGGTGAGATTATCGCCGTCGGGCCTGGCGGAAGGCCTGACTTTGGCCTGCTGCAGGGGCGGATGAAACTCACCCGGGCGGCCGACGTCGCCAAAGCCCGTACGGCCATCCCGGTCCAGCTGATGCTGTTCGATCTCCTGTTCCACAACGGAGAGGACCTCCGGCGGCTGCCCCTCAGCACACGGAGGCAGCGGCTGGAGGACTTTTTTGCGCCCTCCGGCTGCCCGGTGGACCTGTCCATGGTGCTCGAGGAATCCGTGGACCTCCTCCTCGACAGCGCCCGGGAGCTTGGCCTTGAAGGGGTGATGGCCAAGCGGACGGACAGCCGCTACGTGAGCGGGCAGCGGACCAGGACCTGGATCAAGCTCAAGACGGAGCAAACCCAGGAGGTGGTGGTGGGTGGCTGGCGGCCGGGAAAGGGCGGCCGCCAGGACACCGTGGGGTCGCTGCTGGTGGGAATTCCCGACGGCGGCAAGCTGCAGTACGTGGGCCGCGTGGGTTCTGGTTTCAGCAGCCGGGAGCTTACGGAACTGCGGCAGACGGTGGAACGCCTTGGCCGGAAGACGTCGCCCTTCCACGACGTGCCCCGCCCGGATTCCGCCGATGCCCACTGGGTGTCACCGGAGCTGGTAGGCGAAGTAACCTACAGCGAATGGACGGGGCCCGGCAGGCTTCGGCATCCTCGCTGGCGGGGCTGGCGCGTGGACAAGGACCCGTCGGACGTGGTGCGGGAAAGCTGA
- a CDS encoding MFS transporter, translating to MPTDRSSIHSPAGVGNARGTDPAAPTAAKKPRLLPRRRLKESDVNVVDQPMLKKALGGTIVGNTMEWYDVGVFGYLITTMGPVFLPESDPTTQTLFLLGTFAATFIARPLGGVIFGWLGDKIGRQKILATTLMIMAASTFAVGLLPGYAQIGLWAAALLVLLKVIQGFSTGGEYAGATTFVSEYAADKRRGFFASFLDLGSYLGFAIGAALVSVLQLTLGQGTMEEWGWRIPFLVAGPLGIIAVYFRSKIEESPQFQATLDAQEEHARTASEGETAQAKGPVGIIKAHWRPIIVAMVVVAAANTAGYALTSYMPTYLTDSKGYDEVHGTLLTIPVLVVMSLCIPLTGKLSDRIGRRPVLWIGAVSTIVLAIPAFMLIGIGQIWSTLAGLALIAFPVTFYVANLASALPAQFPTSSRYGAMGIAYNFAVAIFGGTTPFIVAALIGATGNDMMPAYYLMATSLAGAIAIYFLKESANRPLPGSMPSVDTQAEAKELVATQDENPLINLDELPFDTHDGTDPHSHRGVPARA from the coding sequence ATGCCCACAGACCGAAGCAGTATCCACTCTCCAGCCGGCGTTGGGAACGCCCGCGGAACCGACCCGGCAGCCCCCACGGCTGCCAAGAAGCCCAGGCTGCTGCCGCGGCGCCGGCTTAAGGAATCCGATGTCAACGTGGTTGACCAGCCGATGCTGAAAAAAGCACTCGGCGGAACCATTGTTGGCAACACCATGGAATGGTACGACGTAGGCGTTTTCGGCTACCTCATCACCACCATGGGCCCGGTCTTCCTCCCCGAATCCGATCCCACCACCCAGACGCTGTTCCTGCTGGGGACCTTTGCCGCCACCTTCATCGCCCGTCCGCTGGGCGGCGTGATCTTCGGCTGGCTGGGCGACAAGATCGGCCGCCAAAAGATCCTGGCCACCACGCTGATGATCATGGCGGCCAGCACGTTCGCCGTCGGCCTCCTTCCCGGATACGCCCAGATCGGCCTCTGGGCTGCGGCGCTCCTGGTCCTCCTCAAGGTCATCCAGGGCTTCTCCACCGGCGGCGAGTACGCCGGCGCCACCACGTTCGTCAGTGAATATGCCGCCGACAAACGCCGCGGCTTCTTTGCCAGCTTCCTGGACCTGGGCAGCTACCTGGGCTTCGCCATCGGCGCCGCCCTGGTATCAGTCCTGCAGCTGACCCTGGGCCAGGGCACCATGGAGGAGTGGGGATGGCGCATCCCGTTCCTCGTGGCCGGCCCGCTGGGCATCATCGCCGTGTACTTCCGGAGCAAGATCGAGGAATCGCCGCAGTTCCAGGCCACCCTTGATGCCCAGGAAGAGCATGCCCGGACCGCGTCCGAAGGTGAAACCGCACAGGCCAAGGGCCCCGTCGGTATCATCAAGGCCCACTGGCGCCCCATCATCGTCGCCATGGTGGTTGTTGCCGCCGCCAACACGGCAGGTTACGCGCTGACGTCCTACATGCCCACGTACCTGACGGACTCCAAGGGCTACGACGAAGTTCACGGCACGCTGCTGACCATCCCCGTGCTGGTGGTCATGAGCCTCTGCATCCCGCTGACCGGCAAGCTCTCCGACCGGATCGGCCGCCGGCCCGTGCTCTGGATCGGCGCGGTCAGCACCATCGTCCTGGCCATTCCGGCCTTCATGCTGATCGGTATTGGACAGATCTGGTCCACCCTTGCCGGACTGGCGCTCATTGCGTTCCCCGTGACCTTCTACGTGGCCAACCTGGCCTCGGCGCTCCCGGCCCAGTTCCCCACGTCCAGCCGGTACGGTGCCATGGGCATCGCCTACAACTTCGCGGTAGCCATCTTCGGCGGCACTACCCCGTTCATCGTGGCCGCGCTGATCGGCGCCACCGGCAACGACATGATGCCCGCATACTACCTGATGGCCACGTCCCTGGCCGGTGCCATCGCCATCTACTTCCTGAAGGAATCCGCCAACCGCCCGCTCCCGGGATCGATGCCCAGCGTCGACACCCAGGCCGAGGCGAAGGAACTGGTGGCCACCCAGGACGAGAACCCGCTGATCAACCTGGACGAGCTGCCGTTCGACACCCATGACGGCACCGACCCTCACTCCCACCGCGGGGTCCCGGCCAGGGCGTAG
- a CDS encoding SRPBCC domain-containing protein, which produces MSENHVATSVTTIDAAPERVWEVITDPAAVKEFMFGATLHTDWRVGSPITWEGEWEGKPFQDKGRILAVEPGRKLVYTHFSPLSGQADQPENYHTLEWTLEDQDRATKLSLSQDNNPSEEAAAHSKGMWDKLVADVKALAERG; this is translated from the coding sequence ATGAGCGAAAACCATGTAGCAACGTCCGTCACCACCATCGACGCCGCGCCGGAGCGTGTGTGGGAGGTGATCACCGACCCCGCCGCCGTGAAGGAGTTCATGTTCGGGGCCACCCTGCACACTGACTGGAGGGTTGGCAGCCCGATCACCTGGGAGGGTGAGTGGGAGGGGAAGCCCTTCCAGGACAAGGGCAGGATCCTGGCGGTCGAGCCGGGCCGGAAACTGGTGTACACCCACTTCAGCCCGTTGTCCGGCCAGGCGGACCAGCCGGAGAACTACCACACGCTCGAATGGACACTGGAGGACCAGGACCGTGCCACAAAGCTTTCGCTGTCGCAGGACAACAACCCCAGCGAGGAAGCTGCCGCGCACTCCAAGGGCATGTGGGACAAGCTCGTGGCGGACGTAAAGGCGCTCGCCGAGCGCGGCTGA
- a CDS encoding SDR family oxidoreductase, whose product MTPTSTRTTALVTGASAGLGHEFAKQLAAQGHDVVLVARNASRLAATAEEFQRSYGISAEVLAADLTKDDDVAAVVERLKDPARPVGILVNNAGIGLLHNFEDNHPAEEASHLKLHAETSMVLTHAALKGMLERGDGRIINVASVAAFLPRGTYSAAKAWLVSFSRWANLAYRKRGVKVTAVCPGFTHTEFHDRMGMDKSVAPSWTWLRAERVVREGLADNERGKAVSIPSKRYKVVAAVAKVAPARLMAGPARKPK is encoded by the coding sequence ATGACGCCAACCAGCACCCGAACCACAGCACTCGTCACCGGCGCCAGCGCCGGCCTGGGCCACGAATTCGCAAAGCAACTCGCCGCGCAGGGGCATGACGTGGTGCTGGTGGCGCGCAACGCCTCCCGGCTTGCGGCAACGGCGGAGGAATTCCAGCGCAGCTATGGCATCTCAGCTGAGGTGCTCGCCGCGGACCTGACGAAGGATGACGACGTCGCCGCCGTCGTCGAACGCCTGAAGGACCCTGCGCGGCCGGTGGGGATCCTGGTGAACAACGCCGGGATCGGCCTGCTGCACAACTTCGAGGACAACCACCCGGCGGAGGAGGCGAGCCACCTCAAGCTGCACGCGGAAACGTCCATGGTACTTACCCACGCGGCCCTCAAGGGCATGCTGGAACGCGGGGACGGCAGGATCATCAATGTGGCCAGCGTGGCGGCATTCCTGCCGCGCGGCACCTACTCGGCTGCGAAGGCGTGGCTGGTGAGTTTCAGCCGGTGGGCAAACCTGGCCTACCGCAAGCGCGGCGTCAAGGTCACCGCTGTCTGCCCTGGGTTCACCCACACCGAATTCCACGACCGGATGGGGATGGACAAATCGGTGGCCCCGTCCTGGACGTGGCTGCGGGCGGAGCGGGTGGTCCGGGAAGGCCTGGCGGACAACGAGCGCGGCAAGGCGGTGTCCATCCCGTCCAAGCGCTACAAAGTGGTGGCAGCGGTGGCCAAGGTGGCTCCGGCGCGGCTAATGGCCGGGCCGGCGCGGAAGCCGAAGTAG
- a CDS encoding fructose-specific PTS transporter subunit EIIC → MTQLITTDLVELDQNLGNAPETVIRHLASKVAATGRASEVEGLFADAFAREQKTATGIPGGIAIPHCRSAAVTVPTLAMARLNPKVDFGAKDGPADLVFFIAAPDGADQEHLKLLSKLARSLIKKDFTAALRNASSEAEIVELVDGALADKPAAHAAAAPADAVPVGAGAAVGAAAGSAHSGAPAASAGRGSKRLVAVTACPTGIAHTYMAADSLVAAAKEVGVDLQVETQGSSGAKALDPAVIAAADAVIFAVDVDVRGKERFAGKPVINAPVKRGIDEPDKMVQEALAAADNPHARRVPHFGAEEQAEHEAEEKGEHIGQKLKKALLTGVSYMIPFVAGGGLLIALGFLMGGYLITKYADNIVVQNSLFNLPTEFPDNAWGPLGAYLGAVLFKIGALSLGFLVPALAGYIAYAIADRPGIAPGFVAGAVAGFMGAGFLGGIVGGLLAGYIAHVVGRLQVARWLRGLMPVVIIPLLASLVASGLMFLILGGPIVAITKGLNAWLSGLTGAGAIALGVILGLMMCFDLGGPVNKVAYSFAVAGLGAATIDNQAPWQIMAAVMASGMVPPLAMALASTVLNKKLFSLAEQENGKAAWLLGASFISEGAIPFAAADPLRVIPASMLGGAVTGAISMAAGVGSKAPHGGLFVFFAIDNFLMFVVSIAVGTVITALSVIALKRWAVKKTVDTVEPVPVTV, encoded by the coding sequence GTGACCCAGCTCATCACCACGGACCTGGTCGAGCTCGACCAGAACCTGGGCAACGCCCCCGAGACGGTGATCCGGCATCTGGCAAGCAAGGTAGCTGCCACCGGACGCGCATCAGAAGTCGAAGGCCTCTTCGCCGATGCGTTCGCCCGCGAGCAGAAGACCGCCACGGGCATCCCCGGCGGCATCGCCATCCCGCACTGCCGCTCCGCCGCCGTCACCGTACCCACCCTGGCCATGGCCCGCCTGAATCCGAAGGTGGACTTCGGCGCCAAGGACGGGCCCGCTGACCTGGTGTTCTTCATCGCCGCTCCGGACGGGGCGGACCAGGAGCACCTCAAGCTGCTCTCCAAGCTGGCCCGTTCCCTCATCAAGAAGGACTTCACCGCGGCCCTCCGCAACGCGTCCTCCGAGGCGGAGATCGTGGAGCTCGTGGACGGCGCACTGGCGGACAAGCCTGCCGCGCACGCTGCAGCTGCCCCGGCTGACGCAGTGCCCGTGGGCGCCGGCGCAGCTGTTGGTGCCGCCGCCGGCAGCGCCCATTCAGGTGCCCCGGCAGCTTCCGCAGGCCGCGGATCCAAGCGCCTCGTGGCCGTGACCGCATGCCCCACCGGCATCGCCCACACCTACATGGCGGCCGACTCCCTGGTGGCAGCCGCCAAGGAAGTGGGCGTCGACCTGCAGGTGGAAACCCAGGGATCCTCCGGCGCCAAGGCACTGGACCCCGCCGTCATCGCGGCCGCCGACGCCGTGATCTTCGCCGTGGACGTTGACGTACGCGGAAAGGAACGCTTCGCCGGCAAGCCCGTCATCAACGCCCCCGTGAAGCGCGGCATCGACGAGCCGGACAAGATGGTCCAGGAAGCACTCGCCGCAGCCGACAACCCCCACGCCCGCCGCGTCCCGCACTTCGGCGCGGAGGAGCAGGCCGAGCACGAGGCTGAGGAGAAGGGCGAGCACATCGGCCAGAAGCTCAAGAAGGCCCTGCTCACCGGCGTCAGCTACATGATCCCGTTCGTGGCAGGTGGCGGCCTCCTGATCGCCCTCGGCTTCCTCATGGGCGGCTACCTGATCACCAAGTACGCGGACAACATCGTGGTCCAGAACAGCCTGTTCAACCTGCCCACCGAGTTCCCGGACAACGCGTGGGGTCCGCTGGGCGCCTACCTGGGTGCGGTGCTGTTCAAGATCGGCGCCCTGTCACTCGGGTTCCTGGTCCCTGCACTTGCCGGCTACATCGCCTATGCAATCGCTGACCGCCCGGGCATCGCCCCCGGCTTCGTCGCCGGTGCCGTGGCCGGATTCATGGGAGCCGGCTTCCTCGGCGGCATCGTCGGCGGCCTGCTCGCCGGTTACATCGCCCACGTGGTGGGGCGCCTGCAGGTAGCCCGCTGGCTGCGTGGCCTGATGCCCGTGGTGATCATCCCGCTGCTGGCATCGCTGGTGGCGTCCGGCCTGATGTTCCTGATCCTGGGCGGCCCGATCGTTGCCATCACCAAGGGCCTGAACGCCTGGCTGTCCGGCCTGACCGGTGCCGGCGCCATTGCGCTCGGCGTGATCCTGGGCCTGATGATGTGCTTCGACCTCGGCGGTCCCGTCAACAAGGTTGCCTACTCCTTCGCCGTCGCCGGCCTCGGTGCAGCAACCATCGACAACCAGGCACCGTGGCAGATCATGGCCGCCGTCATGGCTTCGGGCATGGTTCCGCCGCTCGCCATGGCGCTGGCTTCCACTGTCCTGAACAAGAAGCTCTTCAGCCTGGCGGAGCAGGAGAACGGCAAGGCAGCCTGGCTGCTGGGTGCGTCCTTCATCTCCGAAGGCGCCATCCCGTTCGCCGCCGCAGACCCGCTGCGCGTCATCCCCGCCAGCATGCTGGGCGGCGCGGTGACCGGCGCCATCTCCATGGCTGCCGGCGTCGGATCCAAGGCACCGCACGGCGGCCTGTTCGTCTTCTTCGCCATCGACAACTTCCTGATGTTCGTCGTATCGATCGCCGTCGGTACGGTAATCACCGCCCTCTCGGTCATCGCCCTGAAGCGCTGGGCAGTCAAGAAGACCGTTGATACGGTTGAACCGGTTCCCGTAACCGTCTGA
- a CDS encoding 1-phosphofructokinase family hexose kinase has translation MIVTFTANPSLDRTVALPGPLERGEVQRAVSVRQESGGKGVNVSRALVASGLESLAVLPGADSDPVLAGLRESAVPFVSLPIDEPLRTNVALTEPGGVTTKINEPGPALDGNQQEALIKLLVESSRGAGWVVLAGSLPPGFPADFYATVAHRLRSSADGAAPRIAVDSSGLPLAAALTGGAEGMPDLLKPNAEELAELAAAAGFPPASGDELEADPTAAAAAAAAVVRSGVGAVLATLGSKGAVLVTADGAWLATHPPVAAVSTVGAGDSALAGYLLAHGRGAAPADCLRQAVAHGAAAASLPGSTVPAVNQTTPDAVTITALRKD, from the coding sequence ATGATCGTCACCTTCACGGCCAACCCCAGCCTTGACCGCACCGTAGCCCTCCCCGGCCCGCTTGAACGCGGCGAGGTCCAGCGGGCCGTCTCCGTGCGGCAGGAGTCCGGCGGCAAGGGCGTCAACGTCTCCCGTGCCCTGGTGGCCTCCGGACTGGAATCCCTGGCCGTCCTCCCCGGCGCGGACAGCGACCCCGTCCTGGCCGGCCTGCGCGAAAGCGCGGTACCCTTCGTTTCGCTTCCAATCGACGAGCCGCTGCGCACCAACGTGGCCCTCACCGAGCCCGGCGGCGTAACCACCAAGATCAACGAGCCCGGCCCTGCGCTGGATGGGAACCAGCAGGAAGCCCTCATCAAGCTCCTGGTGGAAAGCTCCCGCGGTGCCGGCTGGGTGGTCCTTGCCGGCTCGCTGCCGCCCGGATTCCCTGCAGACTTCTACGCGACGGTAGCCCACCGCCTGCGCTCCTCCGCCGACGGCGCCGCCCCCCGCATCGCCGTCGACTCGTCCGGACTGCCCCTCGCTGCCGCCCTCACCGGCGGCGCGGAGGGCATGCCGGACCTCCTGAAGCCCAACGCCGAGGAACTGGCTGAGCTGGCCGCAGCTGCCGGCTTCCCCCCGGCATCCGGTGACGAACTGGAAGCGGACCCAACGGCTGCCGCAGCCGCCGCAGCCGCCGTCGTACGTTCCGGTGTGGGTGCTGTGCTGGCAACTCTCGGTTCCAAGGGAGCTGTCCTCGTCACGGCCGACGGCGCGTGGTTGGCCACGCATCCGCCGGTCGCCGCAGTCAGCACGGTAGGCGCGGGCGACTCCGCGCTTGCCGGCTACCTGCTTGCCCACGGCCGGGGCGCCGCCCCCGCCGACTGCCTTCGCCAGGCGGTGGCCCACGGTGCCGCCGCTGCCTCGCTGCCGGGTTCCACTGTTCCGGCAGTAAACCAAACCACCCCGGATGCCGTAACCATCACGGCCCTTCGAAAGGATTGA
- a CDS encoding HPr family phosphocarrier protein — MPERTATVASRVGLHARPAAIFAEAAGEFDLDITIAREGEPADEAMDAASILSLMSLGASHGDVVVLRAEGAGAEDALDRLVQILETDHDAE; from the coding sequence ATGCCAGAACGCACCGCAACCGTTGCCAGCCGCGTGGGCCTGCACGCCCGCCCGGCCGCCATCTTTGCCGAGGCAGCCGGAGAATTCGACCTGGACATCACCATTGCCCGTGAAGGCGAGCCGGCCGATGAGGCCATGGATGCTGCCAGCATCCTGTCCCTCATGAGCCTGGGCGCCTCGCACGGCGACGTGGTGGTCCTCCGCGCCGAAGGTGCCGGCGCGGAGGACGCGCTGGACCGCCTGGTGCAGATCCTGGAAACGGACCACGACGCCGAGTAG
- a CDS encoding FUSC family protein, with translation MKRVKEQVRALHRLEPANGDHLAALRVAISVAVPSLLLLALGRADLIIYAVFGALTGMYGRQEPHQLRLRHQGQGALVLLTGVAVGVTLSINHIHSWWLVAVEATLAGVGSVYADRVRLKPNGPFFGILALGACASVPTAVPWYAALLIAAGSSVFSILVGFSGWVRRRSWEPGATRSVPRRSAAGRRELSVHAARYVLAVGAAGTVGVISGSGHPHWAMAAAAVPLAGADLPSSVRRGVHRIVGTFIGLGVTAVVLIPGPWTLSALYPALQEPVHRGVVLALLVILFQFATELFMTRHYGLAMVWFTPVILLMTQLASPIGPRVLILERAVETLVGALLGILVVVAVRRSGSRPQKGIPRLRGRTSGLLRLPRRPGH, from the coding sequence ATGAAGCGCGTCAAGGAGCAGGTGCGCGCACTGCACCGGCTCGAACCCGCCAACGGAGACCACCTTGCCGCCCTCCGCGTGGCCATCAGCGTGGCTGTCCCCTCGTTGCTCCTGCTGGCCCTGGGCCGCGCGGACCTCATCATCTACGCCGTCTTCGGCGCGCTGACCGGCATGTACGGCCGGCAGGAACCGCACCAGCTGCGGCTCCGCCACCAGGGCCAAGGTGCCCTGGTACTGCTCACCGGCGTGGCCGTGGGCGTAACCCTGTCCATCAACCACATCCATTCCTGGTGGCTGGTGGCCGTGGAAGCCACACTGGCCGGCGTAGGCTCGGTCTACGCGGACAGGGTGCGGCTGAAACCTAACGGGCCCTTCTTCGGGATCCTCGCCCTGGGTGCCTGCGCTTCCGTTCCCACCGCGGTCCCCTGGTACGCCGCCCTGCTTATCGCAGCGGGATCGTCGGTGTTTTCCATCCTGGTTGGATTCAGCGGCTGGGTGCGGCGGCGGTCCTGGGAGCCAGGGGCCACCCGGAGCGTTCCGCGCCGTTCGGCGGCGGGGCGCCGGGAGTTGTCGGTGCACGCCGCCCGGTACGTCCTGGCGGTGGGTGCTGCCGGGACGGTGGGCGTCATCAGCGGCAGCGGCCACCCGCACTGGGCCATGGCCGCAGCCGCCGTACCGCTCGCCGGTGCAGACCTCCCCAGCAGCGTCCGGCGGGGTGTCCACCGCATCGTGGGGACGTTCATTGGGCTGGGCGTCACCGCCGTCGTCCTCATTCCCGGGCCGTGGACCCTGTCCGCGCTGTACCCGGCCCTGCAGGAGCCGGTGCACCGGGGTGTGGTGCTGGCCCTGCTGGTGATCCTCTTCCAGTTCGCCACTGAACTGTTCATGACCCGGCACTACGGCCTGGCCATGGTCTGGTTCACCCCTGTCATCCTGCTGATGACCCAGCTGGCCTCCCCCATTGGACCGAGGGTCCTGATCCTTGAGCGGGCCGTGGAGACGCTGGTGGGCGCGCTGCTGGGGATCCTGGTGGTGGTGGCCGTCCGCAGGTCCGGTTCGAGGCCGCAGAAGGGGATTCCCCGGCTTCGAGGCAGGACCTCCGGCCTACTTCGGCTTCCGCGCCGGCCCGGCCATTAG